One Takifugu rubripes chromosome 19, fTakRub1.2, whole genome shotgun sequence genomic window carries:
- the glt8d1 gene encoding glycosyltransferase 8 domain-containing protein 1 isoform X1: MVFIIRTGPTDKAVTMTFRRVNLIILVLLAVAFLIIVERNLLNLSEFLYKESPDADIVLPFESELSPDLRVQMVRKGEEIPVLITASEDRLGAVIAAMNSVYHNSKANVAFTIVTLNDTVDHLKAWLSKTKLKHVNYKIIIFEPGLLSGRISKDAKTMETVKPLTFARFYIPAYLPEAEKAIYLDDDIVVQGDIQELYETKIRPGHAAAFSDDCDSASAKGIVRGAGNQNNYIGFLDFKKEAIKKLGMRANTCSFNPGVIIANLTEWKNQNITQQLQHWMELNTQEDLYTKTLAESVTTPPLLIVFYKRHSTIDPMWHVRHLGTSGAGNRYSPQFVKAAKLLHWNGHYKPWGRTSSFTDVWDKWFISDPTGKFHPVRRHSGEK, from the exons ATGGTATTTATCATACGGACTGGACCGACGGATAAAGCTGTTACTATGACATTCAGGAGAG taAACCTGATCATCCTAGTGTTGCTGGCTGTTGCCTTCCTTATCATTGTTGAACGAAATCTACTTAATTTGAGTGAATTTTTGTACAAGGAAAGCCCAG ATGCAGACATTGTCCTCCCCTTTGAGTCAGAGCTGTCCCCAGATTTGAGGGTCCAGATggtgaggaaaggagaggagatcCCTGTCCTCATTACTGCATCTGAAGATAGACTTGGAGCTGTGATTGCTGCTATGAACAGTGTTTACCATAACAGTAAAGCCAATGTTGCCTTCACCATTGTTACCCTGAATGACACTGTGGACCACTTAAA GGCGTGGCTCAGTAAGACAAAGCTAAAACATGTCAATTATAAGATAATTATTTTTGAGCCTGGACTTTTAAGCGGGAGGATATCCAAAGATGCAAAGACAATGGAAACAGTAAAACCG TTAACCTTTGCAAGATTTTATATCCCTGCCTATCTACCTGAGGCAGAGAAAGCCATCTATTTGGATGATGATATTGTTGTACAAG GAGACATTCAGGAGTTGTATGAAACTAAAATCAGACCAGGACACGCGGCTGCCTTCTCAGATGACTGTGATTCTGCCTCTGCTAAGGGAATTGTTCGAGGAGCGGGAAATCAG aataattataTAGGTTTTTTGGATTTCAAAAAAGAGGCGATTAAAAAGCTGGGGATGAGAGCCAACACGTGTAGCTTTAACCCTGGTGTCATCATTGCCAATCTGACTGAGTGGAAGAACCAGAACAtcactcagcagctgcagcactggATGGAGCTGAACACACA GGAAGATCTGTACACTAAGACACTGGCAGAAAGTGTCACGACTCCTCCACTGCTCATCGTTTTCTACAAGCGTCACTCCACCATCGACCCCATGTGGCACGTCCGACACCTCG GCACCAGTGGAGCTGGAAACCGTTACTCCCCTCAGTTTGTGAAAGCTGCCAAACTCCTCCACTGGAATGGACACTATAAACCGTGGGGGAGAACGTCTTCATTTACTGACGTCTGGGACAAATGGTTCATCTCGGACCCCACAGGGAAATTCCATCCCGTTCGAAGACATTCGGGGGAAAAATAA
- the glt8d1 gene encoding glycosyltransferase 8 domain-containing protein 1 isoform X2: protein MVRKGEEIPVLITASEDRLGAVIAAMNSVYHNSKANVAFTIVTLNDTVDHLKAWLSKTKLKHVNYKIIIFEPGLLSGRISKDAKTMETVKPLTFARFYIPAYLPEAEKAIYLDDDIVVQGDIQELYETKIRPGHAAAFSDDCDSASAKGIVRGAGNQNNYIGFLDFKKEAIKKLGMRANTCSFNPGVIIANLTEWKNQNITQQLQHWMELNTQEDLYTKTLAESVTTPPLLIVFYKRHSTIDPMWHVRHLGTSGAGNRYSPQFVKAAKLLHWNGHYKPWGRTSSFTDVWDKWFISDPTGKFHPVRRHSGEK, encoded by the exons ATggtgaggaaaggagaggagatcCCTGTCCTCATTACTGCATCTGAAGATAGACTTGGAGCTGTGATTGCTGCTATGAACAGTGTTTACCATAACAGTAAAGCCAATGTTGCCTTCACCATTGTTACCCTGAATGACACTGTGGACCACTTAAA GGCGTGGCTCAGTAAGACAAAGCTAAAACATGTCAATTATAAGATAATTATTTTTGAGCCTGGACTTTTAAGCGGGAGGATATCCAAAGATGCAAAGACAATGGAAACAGTAAAACCG TTAACCTTTGCAAGATTTTATATCCCTGCCTATCTACCTGAGGCAGAGAAAGCCATCTATTTGGATGATGATATTGTTGTACAAG GAGACATTCAGGAGTTGTATGAAACTAAAATCAGACCAGGACACGCGGCTGCCTTCTCAGATGACTGTGATTCTGCCTCTGCTAAGGGAATTGTTCGAGGAGCGGGAAATCAG aataattataTAGGTTTTTTGGATTTCAAAAAAGAGGCGATTAAAAAGCTGGGGATGAGAGCCAACACGTGTAGCTTTAACCCTGGTGTCATCATTGCCAATCTGACTGAGTGGAAGAACCAGAACAtcactcagcagctgcagcactggATGGAGCTGAACACACA GGAAGATCTGTACACTAAGACACTGGCAGAAAGTGTCACGACTCCTCCACTGCTCATCGTTTTCTACAAGCGTCACTCCACCATCGACCCCATGTGGCACGTCCGACACCTCG GCACCAGTGGAGCTGGAAACCGTTACTCCCCTCAGTTTGTGAAAGCTGCCAAACTCCTCCACTGGAATGGACACTATAAACCGTGGGGGAGAACGTCTTCATTTACTGACGTCTGGGACAAATGGTTCATCTCGGACCCCACAGGGAAATTCCATCCCGTTCGAAGACATTCGGGGGAAAAATAA